A portion of the Oncorhynchus nerka isolate Pitt River linkage group LG27, Oner_Uvic_2.0, whole genome shotgun sequence genome contains these proteins:
- the ehmt1a gene encoding histone-lysine N-methyltransferase EHMT1a isoform X2, with protein sequence MGMYNFVPKKKSKVLKKESSFVKAGQESGREKRVDLTHREICEIKESQALLAEQCEEKATDLSKGNKMEEEDSCSKQEYTELTLESLDLKAQEELFSPSLSGFPADGEVTETDLSEELPLCCCRMETPCSGESLSQTEHTCMATESVDGLVSRCPRSVLKHEMMRPSNTVHLLVLCEDHRAGMVKHQCCPGCGLFCRAGSFMECRPYGSISHRFHRGCASVIKAQSFCPHCGEDATGAQEVTVPKTVSNPVTVPKAEPVLPSVPAVPAVYPVALLPVVSTRPLIHRAKKTTELERSLDTSPNSLKREMLGDGEEPAKTSLESILMALDDENMRPKKVKYHTKQLYISAHHGELQKVIHLLVDGKDPNYLMYSQNKRTPLHAAASEGHQEVCHMLVQAGANLDMFDEEQRTPLMDACENNHLDTVKYLLRAGAALSHKDIKGSTCLHLTAKLGHYDVVQHLLSKASKQVNCQDDGGWTPITWAIEYKHRELVLLLLSRGADVNIRDKEENICLHWAALSGSNDIAQILLDARCDLHAVNVHGDSTLHIAARENQLECVTLLLSQGADVNLKNREGETPLDCCIYNSKVWMSLKTNKKLTDARRSRDSHREKVLSRDISRGYEAVPIACVNGVDSDSCPDNYKYVPDSCVTSPINIDKDITHLQHCVCTDDCSSNTCMCAQLSLRCWYDKEGRLPLEFCQKEPPVLFECNHACSCWRSCRNRVVQNGLRARLQLYKTQRMGWGVRALQDIPQGTFICEYVGEIITDAEADGRENDSFLFTLDNKVGDVHCIDARLFGNIGRFINHLCEPNLLAVRVFTMHQDLRFPRIAFFSRKPIQSGDQIGFDYGDHFWKVKSKYYSCQCFSPRCRHSSAARAQSLERVTSPAPAQQSCAHTAITQS encoded by the exons atgggaATGTATAACTTTGTCCCTAAGAAAAAATCCAAGGTGTTGAAG AAAGAGAGCTCATTTGTAAAGGCAGGGCAAGAAAGcggcagagagaagagagtagacctGACGCACAGAGAGATTTGTGAAATAAAAGAAAGCCAAGCACTGTTAGCCGAGCAGTGTGAAGAAAAGGCAACTGACTTAAGCAAAGGAAACAAAATGGAGGAAGAGGACAGCTGCAGTAAGCAAGAATACACTGAACTGACTTTAGAATCTCTGGATCTGAAAGCCCAAGAGGagctgttctctccttctctctcag GCTTTCCAGCTGATGGTGAGGTGACAGAGACAGACCTGTCTGAAGAGCTCCCTCTGTGCTGCTGTCGCATGGAGACCCCATGCAGTGGGGAGAGCCTGTCCCAGACTGAGCACACCTGCATGGCCACAGAGAGTGTGGATGGCCTG GTGAGTCGGTGTCCGAGGAGTGTGCTGAAGCATGAGATGATGCGTCCCTCCAACACAGTGCATCTGCTGGTTTTGTGTGAGGACCACAGAGCCGGCATGGTTAAGCACCAGTGCTGCCCTGGCTGTGGCCTCTTCTGCAGGGCG GGGAGCTTCATGGAGTGCAGACCGTATGGCAGCATCTCTCACCGTTTCCACCGTGGCTGTGCATCAGTCATCAAGGCTCAGAGCTTCTGTCCCCACTGTGGAGAGGATGCCACCGGGGCCCAGGAAGTCACTGTTCCCAAAACCGTCTCCAATCCTGTCACTGTCCCCAAAGCTGAACCTGTACTTCCTTCTGTGCCAGCTGTTCCTGCTGTTTACCCTGTGGCCCTTCTTCCCGTTGTGTCCACCAGGCCCCTCATTCACAGGGCAAAGAAGACCACTGAGCTTGAGAGGAGTCTGGACACCTCCCCCAACAG CCTGAAGAGGGAGATGTTAGGTGATGGAGAGGAACCAGCTAAAACGTCACTGGAGAGCATCCTAATGGCCCTGGACGATGAAAA TATGAGGCCGAAGAAAGTAAAGTATCACACAAAGCAGCTGTACATCTCTGCCCATCACGGAGAGCTCCAGAAAGTCATCCATCTGCTGG TGGATGGAAAAGACCCCAACTACCTGATGTACAGCCAGAACAAGAGGACCCCTCTACATGCTGCAGCATCTGAAGGACACCAGGAGGTCTGTCACATGCTCGTCCAG GCTGGAGCTAACCTGGACATGTTTGATGAGGAGCAGAGAACCCCCCTGATGGACGCCTGCGAGAACAACCATCTGGACACAGTCAAGTACCTGCTGAGGGCCGGGGCAGCGCTCAGCCATAAG GATATCAAGGGCTCAACCTGTCTGCATCTGACTGCTAAACTTGGACATTACGATGTAGTTCAACATCTCCTGTCCAAGGCATCCAAGCAGGTCAACTGTCAG GATGACGGTGGGTGGACCCCCATCACCTGGGCTATAGAGTACAAGCACAGAGAGCTGGTCCTATTGCTGCTCTCCAGAGGGGCTGATGTTAACATCCGAGACAAG GAAGAGAACATTTGCCTCCACTGGGCAGCCCTGTCTGGCTCCAATGACATCGCTCAGATTCTGCTTGATGCCAGATGTGACCTCCATGCAGTCAATGTCCATGGGGACTCAACTCTACACATCGCTGCCAGGGAGAATCAACTGGAATGTGTGAC ACTGCTTCTGTCCCAAGGAGCAGATGTGAACCtgaagaacagagagggggagactcCTCTGGACTGCTGTATCTACAACTCTAAGGTGTGGATGTCCCTGAAAACGAATAAGAAGCTGACAGATGCCAGGAGAAGCAGGGACAGTCATAGAGAGAAGGTCCTTAGCAG GGACATCTCTCGGGGATATGAGGCGGTCCCCATCGCCTGTGTGAACGGGGTGGACAGTGACTCCTGTCCTGATAACTACAAATACGTCCCTGACAGCTGTGTTACCTCCCCAATTAATATAGACAAGGACATCACTCATTTACAG CATTGTGTATGTACAGATGACTGCTCTTCAAATACCTGCATGTGTGCCCAGCTCAGCCTGCGCTGTTGGTATGACAAA GAGGGGCGTCTgcctctggagttctgtcagaagGAGCCTCCGGTCCTGTTTGAGTGTAACCACGCCTGCTCCTGTTGGAGGAGCTGCAGGAACCGTGTGGTTCAGAATGGACTTAG GGCTCGGCTGCAGCTCTATAAAACCCAGAGGATGGGCTGGGGTGTGAGGGCACTGCAGGATATTCCTCAAGGAACTTTCATTTGCGA GTATGTGGGTGAAATTATTACTGATGCCGAGGCAGATGGCAGGGAAAATGACTCATTCCTCTTCACCCTGGACAATAAG GTGGGTGATGTGCACTGTATTGATGCGCGACTCTTTGGCAACATTGGCCGGTTTATTAACCACCTGTGTGAACCTAACCTGCTAGCAGTCCGAGTGTTCACCATGCATCAGGACCTTCGGTTCCCACGCATTGCCTTCTTCTCCAGAAAGCCCATTCAGTCAGGCGATCAGATTGG GTTTGACTACGGTGATCACTTCTGGAAGGTCAAGAGCAAGTATTACAGCTGCCAGTGCTTTTCTCCAAGGTGTAGACACTCGTCAGCCGCTAGAGCCCAGAGCTTAGAGAGGGTGACCAGCCCAGCCCCAGCCCAACAGTCATGTGCCCATACTGCCATAACACAATCATAA
- the ehmt1a gene encoding histone-lysine N-methyltransferase EHMT1a isoform X1, translating into MERRGVSQESEAGKRHPNPRSVTPTGAKGKKALSAKSHANKKSKAKMTSVHGSVAGSNGFILHKKQARATPQKKGGSPHGLSKTPPTPADSGRDAVIAGISDVQTPSYPCLDPAPTSSTQCAWKTMGKPACNPAALKRLSRDGAESSMEVLGMEKTMAPSHIKLPPSCKGNRVVSTKSQPGSRKRKRKMGMYNFVPKKKSKVLKKESSFVKAGQESGREKRVDLTHREICEIKESQALLAEQCEEKATDLSKGNKMEEEDSCSKQEYTELTLESLDLKAQEELFSPSLSGFPADGEVTETDLSEELPLCCCRMETPCSGESLSQTEHTCMATESVDGLVSRCPRSVLKHEMMRPSNTVHLLVLCEDHRAGMVKHQCCPGCGLFCRAGSFMECRPYGSISHRFHRGCASVIKAQSFCPHCGEDATGAQEVTVPKTVSNPVTVPKAEPVLPSVPAVPAVYPVALLPVVSTRPLIHRAKKTTELERSLDTSPNSLKREMLGDGEEPAKTSLESILMALDDENMRPKKVKYHTKQLYISAHHGELQKVIHLLVDGKDPNYLMYSQNKRTPLHAAASEGHQEVCHMLVQAGANLDMFDEEQRTPLMDACENNHLDTVKYLLRAGAALSHKDIKGSTCLHLTAKLGHYDVVQHLLSKASKQVNCQDDGGWTPITWAIEYKHRELVLLLLSRGADVNIRDKEENICLHWAALSGSNDIAQILLDARCDLHAVNVHGDSTLHIAARENQLECVTLLLSQGADVNLKNREGETPLDCCIYNSKVWMSLKTNKKLTDARRSRDSHREKVLSRDISRGYEAVPIACVNGVDSDSCPDNYKYVPDSCVTSPINIDKDITHLQHCVCTDDCSSNTCMCAQLSLRCWYDKEGRLPLEFCQKEPPVLFECNHACSCWRSCRNRVVQNGLRARLQLYKTQRMGWGVRALQDIPQGTFICEYVGEIITDAEADGRENDSFLFTLDNKVGDVHCIDARLFGNIGRFINHLCEPNLLAVRVFTMHQDLRFPRIAFFSRKPIQSGDQIGFDYGDHFWKVKSKYYSCQCFSPRCRHSSAARAQSLERVTSPAPAQQSCAHTAITQS; encoded by the exons ATGGAGCGCAGGGGAGTCAGTCAGGAATCAGAGGCAGGGAAAAGACATCCTAACCCCCGCTCTGTGACACCCACAGGGGCCAAGGGGAAGAAGGCTCTGAGTGCTAAATCACACGCGAACAAAAAATCCAAAGCTAAGATGACATCTGTTCACGGCTCAGTCGCTGGGTCCAATGGTTTTATTCTGCATAAAAAACAGGCGAGGGCAACCCCTCAAAAGAAAGGTGGTTCACCCCATGGACTAAGCAAAACCCCTCCAACTCCTGCAGACAGTGGTAGAGATGCTGTTATAGCAGGGATCTCAGATGTACAAACTCCTAGTTATCCATGTCTGGACCCTGCCCCAACATCCAGTACACAGTGTGCATGGAAGACTATGGGCAAACCTGCCTGCAATCCAGCAGCACTGAAG CGTTTAAGCAGGGACGGAGCAGAGTCGAGCATGGAAGTCTTGGGGATGGAAAAGACAATGGCACCTTCCCACATCAAGCTACCTCCGAGCTGTAAAGGAAACAGGGTTGTCTCTACCAAGTCACAGCCAG GGtctaggaagaggaagaggaagatgggaATGTATAACTTTGTCCCTAAGAAAAAATCCAAGGTGTTGAAG AAAGAGAGCTCATTTGTAAAGGCAGGGCAAGAAAGcggcagagagaagagagtagacctGACGCACAGAGAGATTTGTGAAATAAAAGAAAGCCAAGCACTGTTAGCCGAGCAGTGTGAAGAAAAGGCAACTGACTTAAGCAAAGGAAACAAAATGGAGGAAGAGGACAGCTGCAGTAAGCAAGAATACACTGAACTGACTTTAGAATCTCTGGATCTGAAAGCCCAAGAGGagctgttctctccttctctctcag GCTTTCCAGCTGATGGTGAGGTGACAGAGACAGACCTGTCTGAAGAGCTCCCTCTGTGCTGCTGTCGCATGGAGACCCCATGCAGTGGGGAGAGCCTGTCCCAGACTGAGCACACCTGCATGGCCACAGAGAGTGTGGATGGCCTG GTGAGTCGGTGTCCGAGGAGTGTGCTGAAGCATGAGATGATGCGTCCCTCCAACACAGTGCATCTGCTGGTTTTGTGTGAGGACCACAGAGCCGGCATGGTTAAGCACCAGTGCTGCCCTGGCTGTGGCCTCTTCTGCAGGGCG GGGAGCTTCATGGAGTGCAGACCGTATGGCAGCATCTCTCACCGTTTCCACCGTGGCTGTGCATCAGTCATCAAGGCTCAGAGCTTCTGTCCCCACTGTGGAGAGGATGCCACCGGGGCCCAGGAAGTCACTGTTCCCAAAACCGTCTCCAATCCTGTCACTGTCCCCAAAGCTGAACCTGTACTTCCTTCTGTGCCAGCTGTTCCTGCTGTTTACCCTGTGGCCCTTCTTCCCGTTGTGTCCACCAGGCCCCTCATTCACAGGGCAAAGAAGACCACTGAGCTTGAGAGGAGTCTGGACACCTCCCCCAACAG CCTGAAGAGGGAGATGTTAGGTGATGGAGAGGAACCAGCTAAAACGTCACTGGAGAGCATCCTAATGGCCCTGGACGATGAAAA TATGAGGCCGAAGAAAGTAAAGTATCACACAAAGCAGCTGTACATCTCTGCCCATCACGGAGAGCTCCAGAAAGTCATCCATCTGCTGG TGGATGGAAAAGACCCCAACTACCTGATGTACAGCCAGAACAAGAGGACCCCTCTACATGCTGCAGCATCTGAAGGACACCAGGAGGTCTGTCACATGCTCGTCCAG GCTGGAGCTAACCTGGACATGTTTGATGAGGAGCAGAGAACCCCCCTGATGGACGCCTGCGAGAACAACCATCTGGACACAGTCAAGTACCTGCTGAGGGCCGGGGCAGCGCTCAGCCATAAG GATATCAAGGGCTCAACCTGTCTGCATCTGACTGCTAAACTTGGACATTACGATGTAGTTCAACATCTCCTGTCCAAGGCATCCAAGCAGGTCAACTGTCAG GATGACGGTGGGTGGACCCCCATCACCTGGGCTATAGAGTACAAGCACAGAGAGCTGGTCCTATTGCTGCTCTCCAGAGGGGCTGATGTTAACATCCGAGACAAG GAAGAGAACATTTGCCTCCACTGGGCAGCCCTGTCTGGCTCCAATGACATCGCTCAGATTCTGCTTGATGCCAGATGTGACCTCCATGCAGTCAATGTCCATGGGGACTCAACTCTACACATCGCTGCCAGGGAGAATCAACTGGAATGTGTGAC ACTGCTTCTGTCCCAAGGAGCAGATGTGAACCtgaagaacagagagggggagactcCTCTGGACTGCTGTATCTACAACTCTAAGGTGTGGATGTCCCTGAAAACGAATAAGAAGCTGACAGATGCCAGGAGAAGCAGGGACAGTCATAGAGAGAAGGTCCTTAGCAG GGACATCTCTCGGGGATATGAGGCGGTCCCCATCGCCTGTGTGAACGGGGTGGACAGTGACTCCTGTCCTGATAACTACAAATACGTCCCTGACAGCTGTGTTACCTCCCCAATTAATATAGACAAGGACATCACTCATTTACAG CATTGTGTATGTACAGATGACTGCTCTTCAAATACCTGCATGTGTGCCCAGCTCAGCCTGCGCTGTTGGTATGACAAA GAGGGGCGTCTgcctctggagttctgtcagaagGAGCCTCCGGTCCTGTTTGAGTGTAACCACGCCTGCTCCTGTTGGAGGAGCTGCAGGAACCGTGTGGTTCAGAATGGACTTAG GGCTCGGCTGCAGCTCTATAAAACCCAGAGGATGGGCTGGGGTGTGAGGGCACTGCAGGATATTCCTCAAGGAACTTTCATTTGCGA GTATGTGGGTGAAATTATTACTGATGCCGAGGCAGATGGCAGGGAAAATGACTCATTCCTCTTCACCCTGGACAATAAG GTGGGTGATGTGCACTGTATTGATGCGCGACTCTTTGGCAACATTGGCCGGTTTATTAACCACCTGTGTGAACCTAACCTGCTAGCAGTCCGAGTGTTCACCATGCATCAGGACCTTCGGTTCCCACGCATTGCCTTCTTCTCCAGAAAGCCCATTCAGTCAGGCGATCAGATTGG GTTTGACTACGGTGATCACTTCTGGAAGGTCAAGAGCAAGTATTACAGCTGCCAGTGCTTTTCTCCAAGGTGTAGACACTCGTCAGCCGCTAGAGCCCAGAGCTTAGAGAGGGTGACCAGCCCAGCCCCAGCCCAACAGTCATGTGCCCATACTGCCATAACACAATCATAA